Below is a genomic region from Fibrobacter sp..
GTTGAATCTCGGCAGGCTATCGGATCGACATTCAATGTAAATGAACGAGCAGAATCCAGCATGCCTGAAAAGAAACAGCCGCCTGTTGTATCCGGCAGTGTTTCCCCGGCGCCGGAAGAGAAAAAGCTGCCGGTAAATACGCGGAAGACTCTGGTTGTAGTTGCAGACAGGGTAAATTATCGCAATGCTCCATCGATGAGCGGAGCGGTTTCCGGAAGGCTTGAGATCGGAGAATTTCTGAATTTTGAGAAACAGGAGAATGGTTGGGTTTGTTTCTCAAGTGATAAGGGTAAGGGATGGGTGCTGGGGAGATTTGTCGTTGATAGCAGCAAAGTTTCTCAAGGCCAGTGGGAAAGGATAAAGGCTTCCAGAGTGCAGCCTGTTCAGGAGAGCAGGCCGGAAGAGCCTCAGGTGGCGGAAAGTCAAAGTCCAAAAAAAATAGAATCAATAGCCGATTCTGTTTTGGCAGCGCACACTCCCGGAACCAGGGTAATAAAATACAGCGCTTTCGGAAGGGATCCCTTTGTTGCGCTTAAAAAAGACTCCGTATCACACGGGGGCAAACCTTTTGTGGAGAATCTGAAACTTGTAGGTATATTGTTTGACAACACAGACCGTCTGGCTCTGCTTGAGGACAGGGTGAATAACAGAAGACCGTTTGCGCTGAGAGAAGAAGACCAGATCGATCATGGAAAAGTGCTTAAAATCTATAAGGACAAGGTTGTGTTTCTGTTGACAGAGTACGGGATTTCCCGGTCTTATACCATGCGCCTTAATAGTAATTCACGGCAGGAAGCGGGGAATTGATGAAAGCGGGAATTAGAACAAAGATACTGGTTGTAGCGGTCTGTTCCCTGGCTGTGGCACAGGGCTCTGTAAAGGCTCCGGCTGCTTCACAGGACAGGATTATAGATTTCTTCGAGGTGCACGATGCCGAGATCAAATCGGTTTTCAAGCAGTTGAGCGCCTACAGCGGAGTCGATATAGTGGTAAGTGAAAATGTCAAGGGAGTGGTGTCCCTTACTGTTACCAGCAAATCATGGGGAGAGATACTGGGTATTATCTGCAAAGTACACAATCTGGCCGCGACAAATGAAGGTTCTTATGTTTATGTGATGAATAACAGTGATTATATGAAACGCCAGATTGAAAATGCAACTGGAATACAGGCGACACAGGATGTCAGCCCGCTTAGACGTGAGCTTATCAGGATTAATCATGTCCCGGCAAAAGAGGTGATGGAATCGGTGGAGTCGCTTCTCTCACCACGTGGGAAAATCACACTTATAGCGCACAACAATTCGGTGATAATTTATGATTCCCATGAGCATATCTCACAGATCAAGAAAATGATAGCGGAACTTGACATCGAGGTAGCACAGGTCCAGATTTCATGCAAAATTATCGAGGTCAGTTCAGGGGCGATTCAGAGAATGGGAATCCACTTCGGCTACAGAACCGGCAGCTTTGAGGCATCACATCTTCCCCAGACCGGAATCGTAAGCGGCGCAATTGAGCGCCTTTCTTATGGCATAATAAGCCCTGAGAAATTTACCGCCGCTCTTGAGTACCTTTTTACGGATAATAAGGGTGAAATCATAGCACAACCGCAGATAACCACTATTGATAATAAAGAGGCAAGGATTTTCATGGGACAGCAGGTCCCGGTCAAGGTGCGTGACGAGGCTGGAAATACAGTGGTGCAGATGATAAATGCCGGTACTGCCCTTGTTGTTAGACCGCATATCTCCGGAGAGGGGCGAATACTGCTTGAACTGAGTCCCAAAAAAGAATCCTACACCATGGTTGAAGGGCAACCGGTTATTAACGAACAGAGCGCAACCACAAATGTCGTTGTATCAAACGGAGAAACAGTTGTAATCGCCGGACTGACTTCCAATGAGACAAGAAAAGTTGATGAGGGTATTCCCTTTCTGAAGGATATTCCGCTTCTTGGCAATCTTTTCAAAAGATCTGAGAAGAATGTGGAAAAGAAAGATCTTATAATTTTTGTCACTCCTCATGTAATTCAGAGCGGAACGGTTAATGCACCGGAACAGCTGCCCGCTGCTATAGAGGAGATAAGCGGTTCAAATCCCTGAAAATTGCTTCAGCCCCCTGTTTCTCTCGCGACCTGTAATAAAAAGGTGGCGGAGTTTTATTTTTTTCACTTTTATTTTGACACACCACGGCATATATTGTATACTCATCTCCTAAGTAGTAGCACCGGTTGTGGTATAACACTTTGATCCCTGAAGGAGCGGTTTTAATGATCTCCACCATCAGAAAGCGTGACGGAAAGCTTGTTCCTTACGATAATTACAAGATAGCAAATGCGATTTTCAAGGCAGCAGAGTCTGTCGGAGGGAAGGATTTTGGTCAGGCTCTTTCCCTTGCCAAAAGTGTTGAAGAAGCTCTGAACCGTAAATTTCATCCCAATTCTATTCCCGCGGTCGAAGAGATTCAGGACCTGGTAGAAAAAGTACTGATAGAACTGGGACATGCCCGTGTCGCAAAAGCTTTCATCCTTTACAGGGAACAACATCGGAGGATGCGCAGCACCCGTGATCTGGTTCTGGATATAGCCAACACCATGGACGGGTATCTCAAGATGGAAGACTGGAGAGTTCACGAGAACTCAAATGTCAACTACTCTCTCGGTGGACTTATCCTTCACAACAGCGGGGCTATTACTGCCAATTACTGGCTGGAAAATATTTACGGACACGACATCTCCACTGCTCATCGCAACGGGGATATGCATATCCATGATCTCTCCATGTTTTCTGGTTACTGTGCAGGGTGGTCACTGAGGCAGCTTATTGCAGAAGGCTTGGGGAAAGTAAAGAACAAAATCTCCTCAAAACCTCCCCGGCATCTCTCTACCCTTGTACAACAGATGGTTAATTTTCTGGGTGTGCTGCAGAATGAATGGGCTGGAGCACAGGCTTTTTCCTCTTTCGACACCTATCTTGCCCCGTTTGTGAGGGTTGATAATCTCTCTTACGAAGAAGTAAAGCAGCAGATACAGTCTTTTGTTTTCGGAGTCAATACTCCCTCAAGATGGGGTTCACAGGCTCCTTTTACCAATATCACCCTGGACTGGGTAGTTCCCGATGATCTTCGGGAACAGCCTGCTGTAGTTGGCGGTCAGCCACTGGATATCACTTACGGGGATTTCCAGAAAGAGATGGATATGATCAACAAGGCATTTCTGGAGGTGTTGATCGAGGGTGATGCTGACGGGCGCGGATTCTCCTATCCCATTCCTACGTACAATCTGACCAGAAATTTCAACTGGGAGAGTGAAAACGCCACACTGCTTTTCAAGATGACAGGGAAATACGGTACCCCTTATTTCCAGAATTTTATCAATTCAAAACTCAATCCCTCAGATGTGCGCTCCATGTGCTGCAGGCTGCAGCTTGATAAAAGAGAACTGCGTAACAGGGGAGGAGGCCTGTTCGGGTCAGATGAATTCACCGGCTCGATCGGTGTGGTAACAATCAATCTTCCAAGAATCGGATACCTTTCATCAACTAAAGATGATTACTTCAGGCAACTGGATCATTTCATGGATGTGGCCCGTGATTCACTTGAAATCAAGCGTAAAGTGATCACCAAGTTGATGGATCAGGGGCTTTTCCCCTACACTCAGAGATATCTGAGACACTGGAATAACCATTTTTCCACTATCGGCCTTATCGGAATGAACGAGTCTGCACTCAATTTCATGGGCAAAGACCTGACCACGCCGGAAGCACGTGAGTTTGCCATGGAGGTTCTCACATACATGCGCAACAGGCTGGTCAAGTACCAGGAAGACACTGGGCATCTATACAATCTGGAAGCAACGCCTGGAGAGGGTACCTCCTACAGGCTGGCCAAGATCGACAGGGTTAAGTTTTCCCGCATGTTAATCCCGGGCGGTGATAATCCTTTCTTTACCAATTCCACTCAGCTGCCGGTAAATGCTACTGATGATGTGTTCGATGCGCTTGACATGCAGAATGATATCCAGAAGCTGTATACGGGTGGCACGGTTTTCCATGCTTTTATCGGGGAATCGATAGATGATCCGGCAATGGTAAGGAAGCTTGTACAGAAGATAGCAAGCAACTATGAACTTCCATATTTCACCATAACCCCGACTTTCTCCATCTGTAACAATCACGGGTATCTTAAAGGGAAACAGTTCTCCTGTCCCAACTGCAGCGAGGAAACGGAGGTTTACTCCAGAATCGTTGGTTACTACAGGCCGGTCCAGAACTGGAATAACGGCAAGAAGTCGGAATTCAAGCTGAGGAAGCTCTTTACAGCCAGTGAAAAGAAAGTGCCTGAGACTGTCCAGGTCGTTCCGGAAACGGAAGAACAATGTCAGCCGCTTCAGGTGTAATCGCGTGGCAGAAGTATTCCTTCATTGATTTCCCGGGTACTATCAGCACGGTTCTGTTTTTCGGGGGCTGCAATCTTCGCTGCCCCTATTGCCACAATCCTGAAATTGTTCTGAACCGGCTTCCGGAGATACCGTTGACTGAAATCACCGGGTATCTTGATAAGAGAAAAGGTACTATCGAAGGTGTTGTACTCAGCGGCGGAGAACCCACTCTTCATGCCTCCCTTCCTGAAACCATAGCCCTGTTTCGCGATGCCGGATTCAAGATAAAACTCGACACAAATGGGCTTAATCCCGACATGGTGATCCGTTGCAGTCCCGATTATCTGGCTGTTGACCTGAAGACAAGTTTTGATAAGTATTCTTTGCTTGGATGCGGCCTGCCCGATACCAGAGAGAGAATAGAGAAGACATTGGAGATCGCCAGGTCGATGGGGCTGGATGCTGAGGTGAGGATAACAGTTGCCCCGAAAATTACAGACGATGAATCGATAAGAAAAATGGCTGAAGTTCTGAAGGGAATTTACCGCGTTTATCTTCAGCCGGTTCAGTTGAATGTGCCACTGCTCGATCCATCTTTTGCTGAGACCCTCCCGCTGACCACAGAGACAATTGAGACCTTCCGGAAAGTGATTGCGGAGGTTGTCGATTATTGCGAAATCAGGACCACTGATTAATCTGATTGGGATTTGTCTTAAACTATGATTAATCTGATTAACCTGATTTAATCAGGGATAAAGGGTATGGGAGGAAGGCTTACCATCCGAGAATGACCGGAATGAGGTAATTCCTTTGCTGAGGAGAAAATTGATCATTTCAGGAAATGCTTTTGCCACCATTTTGGGATCGTGGGCATCGGAGCCGGTCGTGATTGGGGCGTTGAATTGACTGATCTGATCGATAAGGAAATCGAAAGGATCGAAATCCTGGTTTCCCTTTGCTCTTGAAAAGATGAATCCATTTGCATTGATTTCGATACATCGGTCAGATTGCAGTGCAGTTTGTACTGTCTGGCTGATTTCCGAGAGCATCTCTTCGTGTTCGTTAACCGGCCAGTTTACGTATCTCCAGATGAAATCGAGGTGTGCCAGAGAGTGGAAAAGTCCGCTTTTCAGAGCAGCTCTGGAGAGACGGAAGTATTCTTTGTAGACCTCTGAATTTTCGGTGTTTGCGTGGTAATCAGATAGATGCTTCCATCCGAACCTGGGGATACAGTGGATGGAACAGAGGCAGAAGTCAAGTGTGAAATTGTCGAAAAAAGGAGCAAGCAGGTCTTCCGCACCCTCTATGTAATCGATTTCCAGCCCGATTTTCACTGCGATACGGTCTGAGTAGATTTCCCGGAGATCGGATAACTCAGCATAGTAGCGTACCAGTTCTCTTTCATCCATTCCCCAGTCCCAGTATCTTCTCTTCTGGGCAGGGGTGAGATAATAGCGGCCAAGGTGATCAGTGAAGCCTATTTCCTGAATCCCGTTCTCGATTGCTGAATCGATGTAATGAATTATCTTCCCGTGTGCATGGCCGCAGTAGGGGGTGTGAACGTGGTAATCGACTCTCATCTATCCCTTACACATTGACAGTTGCGGTTTTGTTGATTCCCAGAGGGATAGCATGTTTGAGTAGAGGATCGATGTGTTCGTCGATGAATTCCCGTACCTGAGAGGGTGCCCTTCCCACAAATTCAGAGACATCGAGAAGCTTTCCAAGTTCCTGCTTTGACAAGCCGAAAGTTGGATCCGAGGCTATTCTGTCCAGAAGGTCATTGGGTTTGCCCTCCAGCTTGACCTTACGGGCAGATTCCATGGAATGCACTCTGATCTGCTCATGCAATACCTGCCGGTCACCGCCTTTTTTAACTCCCGCCATGATAATATTTTCTGTGGCCATAAAAGGCAGTTCTTCCTCGATGTGCTTTGAGATGACTTTGGGATATACTACCAGCCCGTCGGACACATTGATCGCTATCATCAGGCAGGCATCGGCAGCCAGAAATGCTTCAGGAATGGTGAGCCTTTTGTTCGCGGAATCATCGAGAGTCCTCTCAAACCACTGTTCTGCCGCGGTCATCGCTGGAGACTGGCATAGGGAGATGATATATCTGCAAAGGGAAGTCATCCGTTCAGATCTCATCGGGTTCCGTTTGTAAGCCATGGCTGAGGAGCCGATCTGGGTTTTTTCGAAGGGTTCTTCTATCTCTTTGAGATTCTGCAGCAGGCGGATATCGTTTGCCATCTTGTGGAGCGACTGGGCAAGACCTGAGAGAAGAGAAAGGGCAGTGAAATCCAGCTTGCGGGTGTAAGTCTGCCCGCTTACCGGGATTACCTTCTCAAATCCCATCATGGAAGAAACTTTTTTATCGAGTGCCTTCACCTTCTCATTGTCACCATCGAAGAGGGCAAGAAAGCTTGCCTGGGTACCGGTTGTTCCCTTTACACCCAGAAAAGGAATATTGTTCATGAAGTCTTCTATTGCCTGAAAATCAAGCATCAGGTCGTAAAGCCAGAGGGATGCGCGTTTACCTACAGTTGTTAATTGCGCCGGCTGGAAGTGGGTAAAACCCAGGGTTGCTGTATCAGAATATTTCAGAGCAAAATCTCTCAATACCTGAAGCAGGCCGCTTAGACGGGAGAGAATCAGTTTCAGTGCGCTCCTCATCTGGATGAGATCTGTATTGTCACCCACAAAAGCGCTTGTAGCACCAAGGTGTATTATTGGTTTTGCGTTAGGGCAGCAGGTCCCGTATGTGTATACATGAGCCATTACATCATGACGGGTTTTCGATTCAAAGTTACGAGCCAGTTCAAAATCTATGTTATCGACATGGTATCGCATCTCCTCAATCTGCTTATCGGTGATTGAGAGTCCCAGTTCTTTTTCTGCCTCAGCCAGTGCTACCCAGAGCTTTCTCCAGGTGGAGAATTTGTTCTGTGGAGAAAAGATAAAAGACATATCCGCAGAAGCATATCGTTCCAGCAGTGGATTCTGGTACTCGTACATCGATTCCTGACACATTGGCAGATCCTTCTGATCAATGGGTTAAAAAGAAGAAAAATACACTTTGCTCTATTATATTATTGATACAAAGATCTCTTCCAGTGGAAAAACTTGAACGGGGATTCTGGTAAAGTTATTTTCTTAATCCATCCTGTGCTTAATTGAACATTCAAAAAGGGAGTGAAAAATGCGGTCCCGACTAATCCAGGTACTCAGTACAATTGTGCTGGCGGTTTTTGTTCAGGTTCAGGCCCAGTCGATAGAGAGTCTGATGTTATCCGGACAGGAGATGTTGCAGAATGGCGCTTTCAGCCAGGCTGTAACCCAGTTCCGTAAGGTTATTCAGATGGAGCCCAGTAATTTTGAGGCTCAATTTAATCTGGCTTTCGCCTATTTAGGATGGGGGAGGAACTCAAATGCTGTTGAGGAGTTCAAAAAAGCTATGCGTCTGCAGCCCAGAAATTCCCAGGTTTGGGCAAATCTTGCTATTGCCTATGAGAACCTGGGAAAGAGCCAGGATGCCATAAACGCACTTTATCAGGCGGTACAGCTCGATCCGCAGAATATCACCGCCCGTATGAACCTGGCTGCGATGTATGCCAATGCAAATGCTCACAGCAAGGCGGTTGCCCAGTATAAGGAGGTAATTTCCCTTGACGGTATGAATGAGGAAGCCTTGACAAATCTTTCCAAATGTCTTATTGCTCTGGGGAAAACCGATGAGGCTAAAGGGTATCTGAAGCAGGCAATCGCGGCTAACCCTAATAATGGTGATGCGCACTGGGAACTGGGAAATATTGCCTGGAAAAAGGATAATGACAGGGAGAAGGCCATTTCTGAGTATAAACTGGCGATAACTGTTCAGCCAAACGGTGCACATTTCTATGAAAACCTGGCTCTTGCCCTGGAAGACAAAGGGGACAAAGCGGGTGCAATCGATGTTCTGAAAAAATCTCTTATCTACACCGATGACGCACTGAAGAAAGAGAAGATCAAGGAGAAAATCGAGCTGCTGGAAAAAGGTGATACCGCAAATGCTAAAAAGGCCGATGATTCGGACACCAAGCTGACTACCAAGAGCCAGATCAACGATCTCAGGAAAGAACTTGGCAAGGGAGAGAAGAGCAGTGAAACACAGAGAATAAACACTGCACCTATCGATGTCATGGGAGATCTTAATGACCTCAATGTTGATGATGGCGGCAGCACCCTTGATCTCAAGAGTGAAGCAAAGAAAAGAGCCGAGAAAAAATAAGACAGATCATTCGCTGCAGGGGAAAGAGAATTCCCCTGCAATTCCCCTTTTTTTTTAATCTCAAGTTGATTCCTTACCGCTCATATCGTAACTACCTGAAGTCAAAGTTTGGAAAGCCGGTCCTGAAAGTGCCTGTAAGCGGTGGATTTTCCTGTCCTAACCGTGATGGTACCATAAGCTCAAAAGGCTGTATGTTTTGTGATAATGTGTCATTCAGCCCCGCAGCTTTGAACGAATCCTCTCCAGTGGATCAATTACTGAAAAAATGCGGAACCGGAAAATTCCAGGCGTTTCTTCCATACCTGCAGCCATTCTCAAACACTTACGGTTCAGTCGAGCGGCTTAAAGAGGTTTACGAACCACTTCTAGCCGTTCCCGGGGTTATTGGACTTGCAATCGGAACACGTCCGGATTGTTTTAACGAATCTGTTTACAAATATCTGGAAAGCCTTGCAGGAAGGGCCTATCTCTGTGTTGAGCTTGGATTGCAGAGTTCAAATGACAAGACACTCGAGAGGATTAACAGAGGACATTCTTTCAGGGATTTCTTTGCTACTGTAAACCGGTTGAATAAACTGGGGATCGAAACCGCGGCCCATCTTATGATGGGACTACCGGGGGAGAGTAGAAAGGAGATGGTGCAGACTGTGAAAGATATTTCGGAGCTTCCGGTAAACGGAGTAAAGATTCATCAGTTGATGGTCATCCGGGGGACAGCTCTCGAAGCTCTTTACAAAAGTGGAGAACTGAGTGTGCTGGAGCTTGAGGATTATTCACAGATTCTCTGTGATGTGCTGCCGTTACTTAGACCCGACCAGCTCATCCATCGTCTGATGGCAGACTCCAGGCCTGAACTGGGGCTGATCGCACCATTGTGGAGTGCGGACAAAGCATCATCAATGGCTTTCATTCAGAATCGCCTTAAAAACAGCTCAGTTTAATTCATCGCTTTCACTTCGAAATCATCATAGTCTGCCGAGGCAATGGAATTGGTATTATCGGAATCACTGAGAATCGCAATTCCCTCTACCGGCGGTGGTTCTTTACCGAAGAGACGCTTGTAGTCTGCTCTGATGTCGACACGTTCGGAAACCCATTTGCCGGTCTCTTCATTCCCGCTTCTCAGAACTATTATTTTGGCGTTCTTGTTGTAGGGGCTGGAGATAACAGTTCCCACCTGAAGTGAAGAACTCCACACGTATTTCAGGATATTGTTCAGTTTGAAGTTGCCCTTGAAGACAATGTACACAGATGCGCCGCTGTCGTTTTTGTCTTTTCTGGTTTCATTGCCGCCATCGGGGAGCTGGTTGATTCTCCATTTCCAGGAAAGATGCGGGTATTGCTGTGCTGAGAACCTGAAGAGTTTTCCG
It encodes:
- a CDS encoding ribonucleoside triphosphate reductase encodes the protein MISTIRKRDGKLVPYDNYKIANAIFKAAESVGGKDFGQALSLAKSVEEALNRKFHPNSIPAVEEIQDLVEKVLIELGHARVAKAFILYREQHRRMRSTRDLVLDIANTMDGYLKMEDWRVHENSNVNYSLGGLILHNSGAITANYWLENIYGHDISTAHRNGDMHIHDLSMFSGYCAGWSLRQLIAEGLGKVKNKISSKPPRHLSTLVQQMVNFLGVLQNEWAGAQAFSSFDTYLAPFVRVDNLSYEEVKQQIQSFVFGVNTPSRWGSQAPFTNITLDWVVPDDLREQPAVVGGQPLDITYGDFQKEMDMINKAFLEVLIEGDADGRGFSYPIPTYNLTRNFNWESENATLLFKMTGKYGTPYFQNFINSKLNPSDVRSMCCRLQLDKRELRNRGGGLFGSDEFTGSIGVVTINLPRIGYLSSTKDDYFRQLDHFMDVARDSLEIKRKVITKLMDQGLFPYTQRYLRHWNNHFSTIGLIGMNESALNFMGKDLTTPEAREFAMEVLTYMRNRLVKYQEDTGHLYNLEATPGEGTSYRLAKIDRVKFSRMLIPGGDNPFFTNSTQLPVNATDDVFDALDMQNDIQKLYTGGTVFHAFIGESIDDPAMVRKLVQKIASNYELPYFTITPTFSICNNHGYLKGKQFSCPNCSEETEVYSRIVGYYRPVQNWNNGKKSEFKLRKLFTASEKKVPETVQVVPETEEQCQPLQV
- a CDS encoding anaerobic ribonucleoside-triphosphate reductase activating protein, coding for MSAASGVIAWQKYSFIDFPGTISTVLFFGGCNLRCPYCHNPEIVLNRLPEIPLTEITGYLDKRKGTIEGVVLSGGEPTLHASLPETIALFRDAGFKIKLDTNGLNPDMVIRCSPDYLAVDLKTSFDKYSLLGCGLPDTRERIEKTLEIARSMGLDAEVRITVAPKITDDESIRKMAEVLKGIYRVYLQPVQLNVPLLDPSFAETLPLTTETIETFRKVIAEVVDYCEIRTTD
- a CDS encoding histidinol-phosphatase, yielding MRVDYHVHTPYCGHAHGKIIHYIDSAIENGIQEIGFTDHLGRYYLTPAQKRRYWDWGMDERELVRYYAELSDLREIYSDRIAVKIGLEIDYIEGAEDLLAPFFDNFTLDFCLCSIHCIPRFGWKHLSDYHANTENSEVYKEYFRLSRAALKSGLFHSLAHLDFIWRYVNWPVNEHEEMLSEISQTVQTALQSDRCIEINANGFIFSRAKGNQDFDPFDFLIDQISQFNAPITTGSDAHDPKMVAKAFPEMINFLLSKGITSFRSFSDGKPSSHTLYP
- a CDS encoding adenylosuccinate lyase, whose amino-acid sequence is MYEYQNPLLERYASADMSFIFSPQNKFSTWRKLWVALAEAEKELGLSITDKQIEEMRYHVDNIDFELARNFESKTRHDVMAHVYTYGTCCPNAKPIIHLGATSAFVGDNTDLIQMRSALKLILSRLSGLLQVLRDFALKYSDTATLGFTHFQPAQLTTVGKRASLWLYDLMLDFQAIEDFMNNIPFLGVKGTTGTQASFLALFDGDNEKVKALDKKVSSMMGFEKVIPVSGQTYTRKLDFTALSLLSGLAQSLHKMANDIRLLQNLKEIEEPFEKTQIGSSAMAYKRNPMRSERMTSLCRYIISLCQSPAMTAAEQWFERTLDDSANKRLTIPEAFLAADACLMIAINVSDGLVVYPKVISKHIEEELPFMATENIIMAGVKKGGDRQVLHEQIRVHSMESARKVKLEGKPNDLLDRIASDPTFGLSKQELGKLLDVSEFVGRAPSQVREFIDEHIDPLLKHAIPLGINKTATVNV
- a CDS encoding tetratricopeptide repeat protein; translated protein: MRSRLIQVLSTIVLAVFVQVQAQSIESLMLSGQEMLQNGAFSQAVTQFRKVIQMEPSNFEAQFNLAFAYLGWGRNSNAVEEFKKAMRLQPRNSQVWANLAIAYENLGKSQDAINALYQAVQLDPQNITARMNLAAMYANANAHSKAVAQYKEVISLDGMNEEALTNLSKCLIALGKTDEAKGYLKQAIAANPNNGDAHWELGNIAWKKDNDREKAISEYKLAITVQPNGAHFYENLALALEDKGDKAGAIDVLKKSLIYTDDALKKEKIKEKIELLEKGDTANAKKADDSDTKLTTKSQINDLRKELGKGEKSSETQRINTAPIDVMGDLNDLNVDDGGSTLDLKSEAKKRAEKK
- a CDS encoding TIGR01212 family radical SAM protein (This family includes YhcC from E. coli K-12, an uncharacterized radical SAM protein.) produces the protein MIPYRSYRNYLKSKFGKPVLKVPVSGGFSCPNRDGTISSKGCMFCDNVSFSPAALNESSPVDQLLKKCGTGKFQAFLPYLQPFSNTYGSVERLKEVYEPLLAVPGVIGLAIGTRPDCFNESVYKYLESLAGRAYLCVELGLQSSNDKTLERINRGHSFRDFFATVNRLNKLGIETAAHLMMGLPGESRKEMVQTVKDISELPVNGVKIHQLMVIRGTALEALYKSGELSVLELEDYSQILCDVLPLLRPDQLIHRLMADSRPELGLIAPLWSADKASSMAFIQNRLKNSSV
- a CDS encoding DUF3047 domain-containing protein yields the protein MYSPLSLFSSALLLLSSISSASVDTKPQTLVVDTFSVTKGNRVPYGWRPSRNDISMFSVKQENQNSFTRIFTKGGCTSLGKLFRFSAQQYPHLSWKWRINQLPDGGNETRKDKNDSGASVYIVFKGNFKLNNILKYVWSSSLQVGTVISSPYNKNAKIIVLRSGNEETGKWVSERVDIRADYKRLFGKEPPPVEGIAILSDSDNTNSIASADYDDFEVKAMN